In the genome of Dioscorea cayenensis subsp. rotundata cultivar TDr96_F1 chromosome 1, TDr96_F1_v2_PseudoChromosome.rev07_lg8_w22 25.fasta, whole genome shotgun sequence, one region contains:
- the LOC120261321 gene encoding protein UPSTREAM OF FLC-like, giving the protein MEGRKERPRPWPGPPPPPKQQEKRIPVVYYLSKNHHLEHPHYIEVPISSSEGLYLKDVIHRLVLLRGKSMPSMYSWSCKRSYKNGFVWHDLSEDDLIFPTNGKDYVLKGSEILDRTPSEHNGDKLKLDIPKQYQQDSHAFTRTQEPLSSSSSSPSTVNASTQTDDNGERRKPNGRRRSEEMLRLPLASSPSSCVMTDTTLESLIKADARKVSNFRILEEEQVFVPVKAKSKAANLLVQLISCGAISAKGHQSFPKPKFSPKNFHSPMSTGSTGMIREFDSPLDNSWSFRGLRMNEKDYFSGSLLESTINKEGIGEGIPVILRSSSCKENRCCNSPQPKEEEYKHFDSPGSKCFPRTRRVTTLKSCRNEAFISPSSGCGQSRVLGSSHYGNNRITDSSSVRGSVIRLGSFREDESDQE; this is encoded by the exons ATGGAGGGAAGAAAGGAGAGGCCAAGGCCATGGCCAgggccaccaccaccaccaaagcAACAAGAAAAAAGGATCCCTGTTGTGTACTATCTCTCTAAGAATCACCATCTTGAGCATCCTCACTACATTGAAGTCCCAATCTCATCCTCTGAAGGGCTCTACCTCAAAG ATGTGATTCATAGACTTGTTCTCTTGAGAGGAAAAAGCATGCCATCAATGTATTCTTGGTCTTGCAAGAG GAGCTATAAGAATGGGTTTGTTTGGCATGACCTCTCGGAGGATGACTTGATTTTCCCTACAAATGGCAAGGATTATGTTCTCAAGGGTTCTGAAATCTTGGATAGAACTCCTTCAG AACACAATGGGGATAAACTGAAATTAGATATCCCGAAACAATATCAACAAGATTCTCATGCTTTTACTAGAACACAAGAACctttatcttcatcatcatcctcgCCATCCACTGTGAATGCTTCAACTCAAACTGATGAcaatggagaaagaagaaagccGAATGGGCGAAGACGATCAGAAGAGATGCTTCGGCTGCCTTTGGCATCGAGTCCATCCTCATGTGTGATGACTGATACTACATTGGAGTCACTCATTAAAGCTGATGCAAGGAAGGTGAGCAACTTTAGGATACTCGAAGAGGAGCAAGTGTTTGTCCCGGTGAAGGCGAAGTCAAAAGCCGCTAACTTGCTAGTGCAACTAATCTCTTGTGGAGCAATCTCTGCGAAAGGCCACCAAAGTTTTCCAAAGCCGAAGTTTTCTCCTAAGAATTTTCACTCACCAATGTCTACTGGTTCCACGGGGATGATCAGGGAGTTTGACTCTCCATTGGACAATAGTTGGAGTTTCAGAGGATTGAGGATGAATGAGAAGGATTACTTCAGTGGGAGCTTGTTAGAAAGCACAATCAACAAGGAGGGAATCGGCGAAGGAATACCAGTCATTCTTCGTTCTTCATCCTGTAAAGAAAACAG GTGCTGCAACTCGCCACAACCGAAAGAAGAGGAGTATAAGCACTTTGATTCACCTGGTTCAAAGTGCTTTCCTCGAACACGGAGAGTTACTACTCTTAAGTCATGCAGGAATGAAGCATTCATCTCACCGTCTTCTGGCTGTGGGCAATCCAGAGTTCTTGGTTCATCGCATTATGGAAATAATAGGATCACTGATTCTTCATCTGTGAGAGGATCAGTGATTCGTTTAGGGTCTTTCCGAGAAGATGAAAGCGATCAAGAATGA
- the LOC120283372 gene encoding serine carboxypeptidase-like, whose translation MAKFNLLFIFLSGCFLFSLISSNPLGFHDDITLPLDALLPSLNAEKLIRALNLHPKDASAVSSNVSGIDKGIKIVEREFRLPGLSGGVPVEDLHHYAGYYRLPHSNDARMFYLFFESRNSKKDPVVIWLTGGPGCSSELAVFYENGPFTITDNMSLEWNDFGWDKASNLLYVDQPTGTGFSYSSDERDLRHDEKGVSNDLYDFLQQFFKEHKEYAMNDFYITGESYAGHYIPAFASRVHQGNKAEEGIHINLKGFAIGNGLTNPEIQYKAYTDYALEMGIIQESDYKEINKIYPACQHAIKLCGTSGKTACVSAYTVCNTIFRSILNIVGNMNYYDIRKECEGSLCYDFSNMENFLNLKTTRDALGVGDIDFVSCSTTVYQAMLTDWMQNLEVGIPALLEDGIKLLIYAGEYDLICNWLGNSRWVQSMEWSGQQKFVSSEEMQFSVDGEEAGILKSHGPLSFLKVHNAGHMVPMDQPKAALEMLRRWTNGQLGETSESAKEIIHLEL comes from the exons ATGGCCAAGTTTAATCTCTTATTCATCTTCTTGTCtggttgttttcttttctcattgaTTTCATCAAATCCTTTGGGTTTTCATGATGATATAACACTTCCTTTGGATGCACTTCTACCTTCATTGAATGCCGAAAAACTCATTAGAGCTCTCAATCTTCATCCAAAGGATGCCTCTGCTGTTTCTAGTAATGTTTCCGGCATTGACAAGGGTATAAAGATTGTTGAGAGGGAGTTCAGACTTCCCGGTCTCTCCGGTGGAGTTCCTGTTGAAGATCTTCATCATTATGCTGGGTATTATCGTCTCCCGCATTCTAATGATGCTAG AATGTTCTACTTGTTTTTTGAATCGAGGAACAGCAAAAAGGACCCTGTTGTTATTTGGTTAACTGGAGGACCTGGTTGCAGCAGTGAACTGGCTGTTTTCTATGAAAATGGCCCATTCACCATTACTGACAACATGTCACTTGAATGGAATGATTTTGGTTGGGATAAG GCTTCAAACCTTTTGTATGTTGATCAGCCAACTGGAACTGGTTTCAGTTATAGTTCAGATGAACGTGACCTTCGTCATGATGAAAAGGGTGTCAGTAATGATCTATATGATTTTCTGCAG CAATTTTTTAAAGAGCACAAGGAATATGCCATGAATGATTTTTACATAACTGGGGAATCATATGCTGGGCATTACATTCCTGCATTTGCCAGCAGAGTTCATCAGGGAAACAAAGCTGAAGAAGGAATTCACATAAATTTGAAG GGATTTGCAATTGGAAATGGACTTACAAATCCAGAAATTCAGTACAAAGCTTACACTGATTATGCATTGGAAATGGGCATTATTCAAGAATCTGATTACAAAGAAATCAACAAGATCTATCCTGCTTGTCAACATGCAATCAAACTTTGCG GCACATCAGGAAAAACAGCTTGCGTTTCTGCCTACACAGTTTGCAATACCATTTTCAGATCAATATTGAATATTGTCGGAAATATGAAT TACTATGACATCAGGAAAGAGTGTGAAGGGAGTCTCTGCTATGATTTCTCCAATATGGAGAACTTTCTGAACCTGAAAACAACTAGAGACGCACTCGGCGTTGGAGACATTGATTTTGTATCATGTAGTACAACTGTGTATCAGGCCATGCTCACCGACTGGATGCAAAATTTGGAAGTCGGCATTCCTGCACTTCTAGAGGATGGTATCAAACTGCTAATATATGCCGGGGAATATGATCTTATATGCAATTGGCTTG GGAATTCAAGATGGGTTCAATCCATGGAATGGTCTGGCCAACAAAAGTTTGTATCATCAGAAGAAATGCAATTCAGTGTAGATGGTGAAGAAGCCGGAATTCTGAAAAGTCATGGACCTCTCAGTTTCCTCAAG GTTCATAATGCAGGCCATATGGTCCCTATGGATCAGCCAAAGGCGGCATTGGAGATGTTGAGGAGGTGGACTAATGGTCAGCTTGGAGAAACTTCTGAAAGTGCGAAGGAGATTATTCATCTCGAACTGTAA